GACGATCACCGGTTCTGACTAAAACATCAAAACTTGGCTGCCGTGCAAACTGAGCGGCTTGCTTGACGCGCCTGATAGGCTTCCAGTCAATCATAAGTTCCGAGACACCCGATAAATGCGCAAACTCAATCACAAAAGGGGTGGACTTGATAATATCAAAGTCATCACCGTCATCAAAAACCTGCTCATACTGCAAAGTAAGCAAATGTAATCCATCGGGCAAAGGTTTCAGCGGCAAATGAATAATGCCCTTACGCAACAGTACCTTTGGGTATGGCTGACCATTTACGGCGAGAATATTAAATTCTTCCGGCACCAATAAACTATGTTGATCACTAGCCTCAACATGCAGCGCAAACAAACCGCTCAGCACAATGAGAGTTGGCTTTAAACGACAGATACAGCGCAACAGGTTTATATAAGCCATGGCCAGGAGTTTATGGAAGCAGACAGACAAGTCATCAATAAACATTAGGTGTCGCCATATTGAGCTGGAAGTGCTGCAGCATAGCCTCAGCCATACCGCCACCTAGCTCTTTTAATAACGCCTCTAACGGTGAAGCAGCAACCGTGTAGTCAACTAGCTCTTCAACGCCTATTTGTTCCCGCGCCACCGACCTAGCACTGCCCAAGCCGTCAAGCAAACCTTTGTCTAAAGCTTGCTCGCCGGTCCATAAATATCCGGCAAAAATATCCGGATTATCCTCAAGGCGATCACCACGACCTTTTTTTACGCGCTCAATAAACTGTTTGTGAATGACCGCCAATGAGGCCTGCCAAAAGGCTTTCTCTTCTGGCTTCCAAGGCTGATAAGGGTCAAGAAAGGCCTTATTCTCGCCAGCTGTCATCACGCGGCGCTCTACCCCAATTTTTTCCATCGCCTTATCAAAGCCGAAGCTGGCAGAGATCACCCCGATAGAACCCACCAAACTTGCCCGATCGGCATAGATATGATCTGCCGCGGCCGCAATATAATAAGCTGCTGATGCACCAATATCACTGATTACCGCATACACCTGCTTGTCTGGGTATAACGCGCGCAATCGTTCAATTTCATC
This window of the Pseudomonadales bacterium genome carries:
- a CDS encoding DUF2057 family protein, whose product is MFIDDLSVCFHKLLAMAYINLLRCICRLKPTLIVLSGLFALHVEASDQHSLLVPEEFNILAVNGQPYPKVLLRKGIIHLPLKPLPDGLHLLTLQYEQVFDDGDDFDIIKSTPFVIEFAHLSGVSELMIDWKPIRRVKQAAQFARQPSFDVLVRTGDRQGQKLNLRFFYDQAESAQPQLSMTNTAATTELLAPYEEGKLSVEDAETAKTEPDALSQLKYWWQAASPASREAFKRYLETAPEMP
- a CDS encoding S49 family peptidase, with translation MFGNKDSDPASQDNAKQQWQLIEKLASSSLQEQRRARRWGIVFKLMTFAYLAFILFAFSGKGSNLTASMPNTDQPHTAVVRIHGAIMDDQEAAAGRVNHALREAFEAEQSKAVVLAINSPGGSPVHAGYIYDEIERLRALYPDKQVYAVISDIGASAAYYIAAAADHIYADRASLVGSIGVISASFGFDKAMEKIGVERRVMTAGENKAFLDPYQPWKPEEKAFWQASLAVIHKQFIERVKKGRGDRLEDNPDIFAGYLWTGEQALDKGLLDGLGSARSVAREQIGVEELVDYTVAASPLEALLKELGGGMAEAMLQHFQLNMATPNVY